A window of Chitinophagales bacterium contains these coding sequences:
- a CDS encoding murein L,D-transpeptidase catalytic domain family protein — MSKLIHLFILTGLSAITTVVPQLRAGSRPLHSYSVEAPIARTTTLAEKAQFLFDSLDLDQLGLSEEAFQYAYKGYTELVEKGLIRKNGLLTICDFSQSSRNKRLYLVDMENFQVLKNTYVAHGRNSGGEFAKSFSNSPRSHKSSLGFYITSSTYKGGHGLSLRLQGVEKGINDKAMLRHIVIHGSNYVGDKFLDRSPFLGRSFGCPAIPAEETKDIIETIKDGSCLFIYHPSNTYLKTSKILNG; from the coding sequence ATGAGTAAACTGATCCACCTCTTTATTCTCACCGGCTTGTCCGCTATCACAACTGTGGTACCTCAACTGAGGGCAGGAAGCCGCCCCCTTCACAGTTATTCTGTTGAAGCCCCGATTGCCAGGACTACTACCCTGGCCGAGAAAGCCCAGTTTCTGTTTGATAGTCTTGACCTCGATCAATTAGGCCTGAGCGAAGAAGCATTTCAATATGCCTATAAAGGGTACACAGAATTAGTAGAAAAAGGCTTGATACGTAAGAATGGCCTGTTGACCATTTGCGATTTTAGTCAGTCTTCCCGCAATAAGAGGCTTTACCTCGTGGATATGGAGAATTTCCAGGTATTAAAGAACACCTATGTGGCCCATGGCCGTAATTCAGGTGGTGAGTTTGCCAAAAGCTTCTCCAATAGTCCCCGTTCGCATAAAAGCAGTCTTGGTTTTTATATCACCAGCTCTACCTATAAAGGAGGACATGGTCTTTCGCTTCGTTTACAAGGGGTAGAAAAAGGAATCAATGATAAGGCCATGTTGCGGCATATTGTGATCCATGGGTCCAATTATGTCGGCGATAAATTTCTTGACCGCAGTCCTTTCCTGGGCCGGAGTTTTGGCTGCCCTGCGATACCTGCTGAAGAAACAAAGGATATCATTGAAACCATTAAGGATGGCTCCTGCCTTTTTATTTATCATCCCAGCAATACTTATCTGAAGACATCAAAAATATTAAACGGCTAG
- a CDS encoding AI-2E family transporter, producing MSTAIDQNRIRQIFFLVIIVLLGLLLFLELYTFLPALLGAVTLYVLLHKRYFRLVEKRKWKPGLAAFFIMFLSLIVILVPIGLLVNMLSSKVTYVVDHSSELSAALQKIVSDIDQRFDIKLLSADNIKQLQKAITDLVPKVLNATFNTLTTIFFMYFMLYFMLVNGRKMEDALYEHVPLKDENVARIGSEINNMVVSNAIGIPVIAILQGIVALIGYFIVGVNEPWFWFVVTCITAMIPIVGAALAYVPLSIILFANGQNWQGIFMLIWGFGLIGTVDNLFRFTLQSRIGNIHPLITVFGVIVGLNLFGFIGLIFGPLLISMFILLLRIYSNEFITKQRTIH from the coding sequence ATGAGTACTGCCATTGACCAGAACCGCATTCGCCAGATATTCTTTCTGGTCATTATAGTATTGCTCGGGCTATTGCTTTTTTTGGAGTTATATACCTTCCTTCCGGCCTTGCTTGGAGCAGTGACGCTCTATGTATTGTTGCATAAAAGGTATTTCCGGTTGGTAGAGAAGCGTAAATGGAAACCGGGATTGGCGGCATTCTTTATCATGTTCCTTTCTTTGATTGTGATCCTGGTACCCATCGGACTGCTGGTAAACATGCTTTCATCCAAGGTGACCTATGTGGTCGATCATTCTTCTGAATTAAGCGCTGCGCTGCAAAAAATCGTGAGTGATATTGACCAGCGGTTTGACATCAAGTTGTTAAGTGCGGATAATATCAAGCAATTACAAAAAGCCATTACCGACCTGGTGCCAAAAGTGTTAAATGCCACGTTTAATACACTGACCACGATCTTCTTCATGTACTTTATGCTCTATTTCATGCTGGTGAATGGCCGTAAAATGGAAGATGCCTTGTATGAGCATGTGCCCCTGAAGGACGAGAATGTAGCCCGTATCGGATCAGAGATCAATAATATGGTAGTGTCCAACGCCATTGGAATCCCGGTGATCGCCATTCTGCAAGGCATTGTTGCCCTGATCGGGTATTTCATAGTAGGTGTAAATGAACCCTGGTTCTGGTTTGTGGTTACCTGTATCACGGCCATGATCCCCATTGTGGGGGCTGCATTGGCTTATGTCCCGTTATCCATTATACTTTTTGCCAATGGGCAAAACTGGCAAGGTATATTCATGCTCATATGGGGTTTTGGTTTAATAGGAACAGTGGATAATCTCTTTCGGTTTACCCTGCAAAGCAGGATAGGAAATATACATCCCCTCATCACTGTTTTTGGAGTTATTGTCGGATTGAACCTTTTTGGGTTTATTGGTCTGATTTTTGGTCCACTCCTCATCTCAATGTTTATACTGCTGCTGAGGATATACTCTAATGAGTTCATTACAAAGCAACGTACGATTCATTAA
- a CDS encoding MATE family efflux transporter — translation MSIKQFFERISYALNLSLEAIKGVERDYTQGSMRKAIFLLAIPMILELGLESVFAVVDIYFVSHLPNSKYAIATVGLTEFSITIVYSLAIGLSTAATAVVARRVGEKNPDAAAHAGVMSIYIAMIAAVVFGVLGIFFAEDILRIMGAEDEVIKEGAIFTRIMFGGSMVIILLFLINGIFRGAGDASKAMWSLALASLLNIILCPMLIYGYGPFPELGLKGAAIATTIGRGTGVLYQCYHLFFSKRGVIKFKRPHFRWDLPVIKTLVEVGWPATLQFIIQSGSWIVLGRLVAVSGSTDAVAGYQVAIRNIVFFILPAWGLSNAAATLVGQNLGAGHPDRAEKSALLTMKYNAIFMSGVMILFVFFASPIISIFTQEPEVHRYGALALQIIGSGYIFYGIGMVMIQALNGAGDTKAPTWINFIGFWMFQIPLAYTLANGFNLGPTGAFIAVPVAETAIAIAAFVLFKRGKWKETKV, via the coding sequence ATGTCAATAAAGCAATTTTTCGAAAGAATAAGTTATGCCCTCAATCTATCCCTTGAAGCCATCAAGGGGGTTGAAAGGGATTATACACAGGGAAGTATGCGCAAGGCCATATTCTTATTGGCCATTCCTATGATCCTTGAGTTGGGATTGGAAAGTGTGTTTGCGGTTGTAGATATTTATTTCGTCAGCCATTTACCCAATAGCAAGTATGCCATTGCTACGGTGGGGTTGACTGAGTTTTCCATTACCATAGTTTACTCTCTCGCTATTGGATTGAGTACGGCTGCCACAGCGGTGGTAGCCCGTCGGGTAGGGGAGAAAAACCCGGATGCGGCCGCGCATGCCGGGGTCATGTCGATCTATATCGCCATGATCGCGGCGGTGGTTTTTGGTGTACTGGGAATCTTTTTTGCTGAAGATATCCTGCGTATCATGGGTGCCGAGGATGAGGTGATTAAAGAAGGGGCCATTTTCACCCGGATCATGTTTGGGGGTAGTATGGTCATCATCCTTCTCTTTCTGATCAATGGGATATTTCGTGGCGCAGGCGATGCTTCCAAGGCCATGTGGAGCCTGGCACTCGCGAGTTTACTGAACATCATCCTTTGTCCCATGCTGATCTATGGGTATGGGCCTTTCCCTGAACTGGGTTTGAAAGGCGCTGCCATTGCTACTACAATTGGTCGAGGAACGGGGGTGTTGTATCAGTGTTACCACCTTTTCTTCTCCAAAAGAGGGGTTATCAAGTTCAAGCGTCCTCATTTCAGGTGGGACCTGCCTGTGATCAAGACCCTGGTAGAGGTAGGTTGGCCCGCCACCCTGCAGTTCATCATTCAGTCGGGTAGCTGGATCGTTTTGGGTCGTCTGGTAGCCGTATCGGGAAGCACGGATGCCGTAGCCGGATATCAGGTCGCCATCCGGAATATTGTCTTCTTTATCCTGCCCGCCTGGGGATTGAGCAATGCGGCTGCAACACTGGTGGGACAAAACCTTGGGGCCGGTCATCCCGACCGGGCGGAGAAGAGCGCCCTGCTCACCATGAAGTACAATGCAATTTTCATGTCAGGTGTAATGATCCTGTTTGTGTTTTTCGCATCGCCTATCATCAGCATATTCACCCAGGAGCCCGAGGTACATAGATATGGGGCCCTTGCCCTGCAGATCATAGGCTCGGGGTATATCTTTTATGGTATAGGAATGGTAATGATACAGGCGCTGAACGGGGCAGGAGACACCAAGGCGCCCACCTGGATCAACTTCATCGGGTTCTGGATGTTCCAGATACCCCTGGCCTATACATTGGCCAATGGGTTCAACCTTGGGCCTACTGGCGCGTTTATTGCCGTACCCGTGGCGGAAACAGCCATCGCGATAGCCGCCTTTGTATTATTTAAACGGGGAAAATGGAAAGAAACAAAGGTCTAG
- a CDS encoding response regulator translates to MKTYQNVLFVIVFSFFVLAFFLWQTKRNISNNAVGNQAFQELNSQLQNLNDLNEALASADASSVSYSLSGDPYYLDKFRDDTGTVTTIATRMIESYEAYPEQVANMQQLKELMDQKVQLSAHQIQARHDTLSGSYLQFFTEKKRINNKINQQVSKVRRFNEGVFDGNMARFDKASKNYYITTLIISLATFLVVYFMLIRISDQIKRRKKAEFNAHVNEKKYRELIDQSGVVLFTTDLKGTFTFVSSYATRVTGFEVSELVGNSFLKLVDPDWQETVINFYQHMLNNHLTESTIKFPIITREGEQKWMEQQAVLLYASDLPYGFQCITKDVTEMYLLDEERAKRNQERRESHLLLQSILDNCPQIIFIKDNEGRYIQVNRQFAQVLDLQTPNIIGKLDQEIFGEEIAQKFLKFERRILESQKSVEVRQDIMEKGFARKYSFVLFPLFDPAGKVLGISGIGTDITENVNNQKRLIEALKKAEHAEKLKENFLANMSHEIRTPLNAIIGFGSQLMKTDLPEKHKGFVQNINSASQHLLVLINDILDISKIEQGKMTIEEIDFDFHAVISETAAVMSQRAEEKGLPLKVKIDPEIQSYLKGDPHRLKQILLNMLGNAIKFTEKGWIGIEASLHSDTPAHQEIKLKVTDTGVGMEKEFMANLFDKFSQEDKSVTRRYGGTGLGMSITKHLVELMGGYIEVHSLKNEGTTIVLQLPFRRAEQKPETNATPMAYDSSKLRNCRILLVDDVEMNRMVASAVLSDYGVNITEAENGADAIRLLREQPFDLVLMDLQMPVMDGLNATFQIRNELKLTIPVIALTASAMRRDNERCFQVGMNDYVTKPFNEEELVGVIQKNLA, encoded by the coding sequence ATGAAAACCTATCAAAACGTCCTCTTTGTCATTGTGTTTTCCTTTTTTGTACTGGCCTTCTTTCTCTGGCAGACAAAAAGGAATATTTCCAACAATGCGGTGGGCAATCAGGCTTTTCAGGAACTGAACAGCCAATTACAGAACCTGAACGATCTGAATGAGGCGCTTGCTTCAGCGGACGCTTCTTCCGTCAGCTATTCGCTTTCGGGCGACCCTTACTATCTGGATAAGTTCAGGGATGATACCGGAACGGTTACAACGATCGCTACCCGGATGATCGAATCCTATGAAGCCTATCCTGAACAGGTGGCCAATATGCAGCAATTAAAAGAATTGATGGACCAGAAAGTTCAGCTATCTGCACATCAGATCCAGGCCAGGCATGATACCCTCTCCGGTTCCTATCTCCAGTTTTTTACCGAGAAAAAGAGGATCAATAATAAGATCAATCAACAAGTATCAAAAGTCAGGCGTTTCAATGAAGGTGTGTTTGACGGAAACATGGCAAGGTTTGACAAAGCCTCCAAGAATTATTATATCACCACACTGATCATCAGTCTCGCGACATTCCTGGTTGTTTATTTCATGCTGATACGCATCAGTGACCAGATCAAAAGAAGAAAAAAGGCGGAATTCAATGCGCATGTGAATGAGAAGAAATACCGGGAATTGATCGATCAGTCAGGCGTTGTCCTTTTTACCACAGACCTTAAAGGGACATTCACCTTTGTCAGTTCCTATGCCACCCGAGTTACCGGTTTTGAGGTGAGTGAATTGGTTGGAAACAGTTTTTTAAAACTGGTGGACCCTGACTGGCAGGAAACGGTGATCAATTTTTACCAGCACATGCTGAACAATCACCTGACAGAATCAACCATTAAATTTCCTATCATCACCCGGGAAGGGGAACAGAAATGGATGGAACAACAAGCGGTTTTGCTCTATGCCAGTGACCTGCCTTATGGTTTTCAGTGTATCACCAAGGATGTGACCGAGATGTACCTGCTGGATGAGGAAAGAGCCAAGCGTAACCAGGAAAGAAGGGAATCACATTTATTGTTGCAATCCATTCTGGATAACTGTCCGCAGATCATCTTTATCAAAGACAATGAAGGCCGCTATATCCAGGTCAACCGCCAATTTGCCCAGGTACTCGACTTGCAGACGCCAAACATCATCGGGAAATTGGATCAGGAAATTTTTGGAGAAGAGATCGCACAGAAGTTCCTGAAATTTGAACGAAGGATACTGGAGTCACAGAAATCGGTGGAGGTAAGACAGGATATCATGGAAAAAGGATTTGCCAGAAAATACTCTTTCGTACTCTTTCCATTATTTGATCCGGCTGGAAAAGTGCTGGGTATTTCCGGTATTGGAACAGATATTACTGAGAATGTAAACAACCAGAAACGACTTATTGAAGCCCTGAAGAAGGCGGAACATGCCGAGAAACTTAAAGAGAACTTCCTGGCAAATATGAGCCATGAGATACGCACGCCGTTGAATGCGATCATTGGATTTGGCAGTCAATTGATGAAGACCGACCTGCCCGAGAAACACAAGGGTTTTGTGCAAAATATTAATTCCGCTTCGCAACACCTGTTGGTGCTGATCAATGATATCCTGGATATTTCTAAAATAGAGCAAGGCAAGATGACCATTGAAGAAATTGATTTTGATTTCCATGCCGTGATCAGTGAAACTGCCGCGGTGATGTCGCAGCGAGCAGAGGAGAAAGGATTGCCACTCAAAGTGAAGATCGATCCGGAAATACAATCCTATTTGAAAGGTGACCCGCACCGGTTGAAACAGATCCTGCTTAACATGTTGGGAAATGCGATCAAGTTTACCGAAAAGGGATGGATCGGTATCGAAGCCAGTTTACACAGTGATACACCCGCCCATCAGGAGATCAAATTAAAAGTAACCGATACCGGCGTGGGGATGGAGAAAGAATTCATGGCTAATTTGTTTGATAAATTCTCGCAGGAGGATAAATCCGTTACCCGTCGCTACGGAGGAACCGGTCTGGGCATGTCGATCACCAAACACCTGGTGGAATTAATGGGCGGCTATATTGAAGTTCATAGCCTGAAGAACGAGGGAACCACGATCGTATTACAGTTACCATTCCGTCGCGCCGAACAAAAACCGGAAACAAATGCTACCCCTATGGCATATGACAGCAGCAAATTGCGTAATTGCCGGATCCTGTTGGTTGATGATGTGGAGATGAACCGTATGGTCGCCTCCGCGGTATTATCGGATTATGGAGTGAATATTACAGAAGCCGAAAACGGCGCCGATGCCATCAGATTACTTCGGGAACAACCGTTTGACCTGGTGCTGATGGACCTGCAAATGCCGGTTATGGACGGGTTAAACGCTACATTCCAGATCAGAAATGAGCTCAAACTCACCATTCCCGTGATCGCGCTTACCGCCAGTGCTATGCGCCGGGATAATGAACGGTGCTTCCAGGTAGGGATGAATGATTATGTAACCAAGCCATTTAATGAGGAAGAGTTGGTGGGAGTGATACAGAAGAATCTGGCTTGA